Proteins from one Oenanthe melanoleuca isolate GR-GAL-2019-014 chromosome 1, OMel1.0, whole genome shotgun sequence genomic window:
- the LOC130253401 gene encoding collagen alpha-1(VIII) chain-like codes for MAGSGVHGFSSSVTTEEAPRACDAPGCRERGALSGRAGPSGTERLHRGARSWGTLRPKLCPGAGGPCGQSSAPELGTLRPKLCPGAGDPAAKAVPRSWGTLRAKLCPGAGDPAAKAVPPELGDPAATAVPPELGTLRPKLCPGAGDPAATAVPRSWGTLRPQPCPGAGGPCGHSRAPGAGDPAAKAVPPELRDPAATAVPRSWGTLRPKLCPGAGDPAATAVPRSWGPCGHSRAPELGTLQPKLCPGAGDPAATAVPPELGDPAGKAVPGAAGPCGHSSAPELRDPAAKAVPRSWGTLRPQPCPGAAGPCGQSSAPELGTLRPQLCPRSWGPCGHSRAPELRDPAAKAVPPELGTLRPQPCPGAGDPAATAVPPELGTLQPQLCPRSWGPCGQSSAPGAAGPCGHSCAPGAGDPAAKAVPRSWGTLPPKLCPGPCYQSRVPDPATKAVPRTLPPKLCPGPCHQSCVPDPATKAVSRTLLPKLCPGPCRQSCVPGLAEPRAAPRAVGALVPPGTAAVAQTELDRS; via the exons ATGGCCGGGTCAGGAGTGCACGGCTTCTCCTCCTCTGTCACCACGGAGGAGGCTCCGCGAGCGTGTGATGCTCCCGGCTGCAGAGAGCGG ggggcgctgtcgggcagggccgggccctCAGGCACCGAGCGGCTCCACCGCGGGGCCCGGAGCTGGGGGACCCTGCGGCCAAAGCTGTGCCCCGGAGCTGGGGGACCCTGCGGGCAAAGCTCTGCCCCGGAGCTGGGGACCCTGCGGCCAAAGCTCTGCCCCGGAGCTGGGGACCCTGCGGCCAAAGCTGTGCCCCGGAGCTGGGGGACCCTGCGGGCAAAGCTGTGCCCCGGAGCTGGGGACCCTGCGGCCAAAGCTGTGCCCCCGGAGCTGGGGGACCCTGCGGCCACAGCCGTGCCCCCGGAGCTGGGGACCCTGCGGCCAAAGCTGTGCCCCGGAGCTGGGGACCCTGCGGCCACAGCTGTGCCCCGGAGCTGGGGGACCCTGCGGCCACAGCCGTGCCCCGGAGCTGGGGGACCCTGCGGCCACAGCCGTGCCCCCGGAGCTGGGGACCCTGCGGCCAAAGCTGTGCCCCCGGAGCTGCGGGACCCTGCGGCCACAGCCGTGCCCCGGAGCTGGGGGACCCTGCGGCCAAAGCTCTGCCCCGGAGCTGGGGACCCTGCGGCCACAGCCGTGCCCCGGAGCTGGGGACCCTGCGGCCACAGCCGTGCCCCGGAGCTGGGGACCCTGCAGCCAAAGCTGTGCCCCGGAGCTGGGGACCCTGCGGCCACAGCCGTGCCCCCGGAGCTGGGGGACCCTGCGGGCAAAGCTGTGCCCGGAGCTGCGGGACCCTGCGGCCACAGCAGTGCCCCGGAGCTGCGGGACCCTGCGGCCAAAGCTGTGCCCCGGAGCTGGGGGACCCTGCGGCCACAGCCGTGCCCCGGAGCTGCGGGACCCTGCGGCCAAAGCTCTGCCCCGGAGCTGGGGACCCTGCGGCCACAGCTGTGCCCCCGGAGCTGGGGACCCTGCGGCCACAGCCGTGCCCCGGAGCTGCGGGACCCTGCGGCCAAAGCTGTGCCCCCGGAGCTGGGGACCCTGCGGCCACAGCCGTGCCCCGGAGCTGGGGACCCTGCGGCCACAGCTGTGCCCCCGGAGCTGGggaccctgcagccacagctgtgcccccGGAGCTGGGGACCCTGCGGCCAAAGCTCTGCCCCCGGAGCTGCGGGACCCTGCGGCCACAGCTGTGCCCCCGGAGCTGGGGACCCTGCCGCCAAAGCTGTGCCCCGGAGCTGGGGGACCCTGCCGCCAAAGCTGTGCCCCGGACCCTGCTACCAAAGCCGTGTCCCGGACCCTGCCACCAAAGCTGTGCCCCGGACCCTGCCGCCAAAGCTGTGCCCCGGACCCTGCCACCAAAGCTGTGTCCCGGACCCTGCCACCAAAGCCGTGTCCCGGACCCTGCTACCAAAGCTGTGTCCCGGACCCTGCCGCCAAAGCTGTGTCCCAGGGCTCGCCGAGCCTCGGGCAGCCCCGCGGGCAGTGGGAGCCTTGGTCCCCCCCGGCACAGCTGCCGTGGCCCAGACGGAGTTAGACAGGAGCTGA